A single window of Flavobacterium sp. 140616W15 DNA harbors:
- a CDS encoding helix-turn-helix domain-containing protein — protein sequence MKTILKNAREQKGFKTREVAQLLEIDQALISKFESGTRKPTREQIVKLASLLEIDFENLLILWLKEKIIHEIGHEEMALKALHLAEIEIQNIKKRDTSIILSTLQNVLNEIEVLKTKIQSFQQFDLHRISKILELEYTYESNRINNNSLTLQETKAVINEGLTIGGKTMQEHLEAVNHHETISYIKDLTQKNSAVNEKELLSIHNQILRGIKPAHAGKYKNDALIIREISSFFSWYETNKNTLHPILLACEAHLKIITISPFESGNIQIALLLMNWILIQNGYVFATIQGDDEHKNKYLSILAESQNQNDKSIFINYIAQVEKENLQRAIELVTQ from the coding sequence ATGAAAACGATACTTAAAAATGCCCGAGAACAAAAAGGTTTTAAAACTCGAGAAGTAGCACAATTACTTGAAATTGATCAAGCCTTAATCAGTAAATTTGAAAGTGGCACCCGAAAACCTACAAGAGAACAAATTGTAAAACTTGCTTCATTGCTCGAAATTGATTTTGAGAATCTATTAATACTTTGGTTAAAAGAAAAAATAATACATGAAATCGGACATGAAGAAATGGCACTTAAAGCATTACATCTCGCCGAAATCGAAATTCAAAACATTAAAAAGAGAGATACTTCGATTATCTTGTCAACATTGCAAAACGTTCTAAATGAAATTGAAGTCTTAAAAACAAAAATACAATCATTCCAACAATTTGATTTACATCGAATTTCTAAAATTTTAGAGCTCGAATATACATACGAAAGCAATAGAATTAATAACAACTCATTGACGTTACAAGAGACTAAAGCAGTAATTAATGAAGGATTAACAATTGGAGGCAAAACCATGCAGGAGCATTTAGAAGCGGTAAACCATCATGAAACTATTTCTTACATTAAAGATTTAACTCAAAAAAACAGTGCTGTCAATGAAAAAGAATTACTGAGTATTCACAATCAGATTTTAAGAGGAATAAAACCTGCTCATGCAGGAAAATATAAAAATGACGCATTGATTATTCGCGAAATTAGCTCTTTTTTCAGTTGGTATGAAACCAATAAAAACACACTTCACCCTATATTATTAGCTTGTGAAGCACATTTAAAGATCATAACAATTAGCCCTTTTGAGAGCGGGAATATTCAAATAGCTCTTTTATTAATGAACTGGATATTAATTCAAAACGGTTATGTTTTTGCAACTATTCAAGGTGATGACGAGCATAAGAATAAATATCTTTCGATTTTAGCAGAAAGTCAGAATCAAAATGACAAATCAATTTTTATAAATTATATCGCTCAAGTAGAAAAGGAAAATTTACAGCGTGCAATTGAATTAGTTACTCAATAA